One genomic region from Rothia dentocariosa ATCC 17931 encodes:
- a CDS encoding DEAD/DEAH box helicase: MWLECVGESERRRKACARTPQQNEEKVTENIPAENAEQGATLGNTEETLSVEKTVEESSLETGEKPTNEKADAAESMTAEPREDNAATKKNTEDNTHESHEEGTRFTDLGLDPRVLSALEEVGYEKPSPIQEQTIPLLLDGKDVVGLAQTGTGKTAAFALPALSRMAELADINGVSRDTQVLVLAPTRELALQVAEAFSSYATHMEDFTVLPIYGGSPYGPQLAGLRRGAQVVVGTPGRVIDHLEKGSLDLSNLQYLVLDEADEMLRMGFAEDVETILEGTPDAKQVALFSATMPNSIRKIAQQYLNDPTEVRVKTKTTTGANIRQRYMQVMHSHKLDAMTRVLEVENYDGIIVFVRTKKETEEVADKLKARGFQAAAINGDIPQQLRERTVDALRDGRIDILVATDVAARGLDVERISLVVNYDIPHDTESYVHRIGRTGRAGRDGEAILFVTPREKYMLRQIEKATRQKVEPMHMPTAQDVNSSRKQRFAEQITETIETEDLNFFRKIIEDYENEHDTTAEDIAAALAVIAQQGRAFFLDENDDIARKSRAFADDTKDCGKRGPKKGRNHSDEGMVNYKLNVGRASRVKASAIVGALANEGGIKGSQIGSIDIRQHFTIVGLPEDLPKGFFDRLRDTKVAGEFINIRKDRGPQGGGGRGFRRNDRRDGGFRSRRDDHRGGRDDRRGKSHGKRY; this comes from the coding sequence ATGTGGCTGGAATGTGTAGGGGAATCCGAACGGCGCCGAAAAGCGTGCGCCCGAACACCCCAGCAAAATGAGGAAAAAGTGACTGAAAATATTCCTGCCGAAAACGCCGAACAAGGCGCTACGCTCGGCAATACCGAAGAGACCTTATCTGTAGAAAAAACCGTTGAAGAATCTTCCCTAGAAACCGGTGAAAAACCCACGAACGAAAAAGCAGACGCTGCAGAAAGCATGACAGCAGAGCCTAGAGAAGACAACGCGGCCACTAAGAAAAATACTGAAGACAATACTCACGAAAGCCACGAAGAAGGCACCCGATTCACCGACCTGGGACTAGACCCCCGAGTGCTCTCCGCACTCGAAGAAGTCGGCTACGAGAAACCTTCCCCCATCCAGGAACAGACCATCCCGCTGCTGCTGGACGGCAAGGACGTGGTGGGTCTGGCGCAGACCGGTACCGGCAAAACCGCTGCCTTCGCGCTGCCCGCGCTCTCCCGCATGGCAGAGCTTGCCGATATCAACGGCGTCTCCCGAGACACCCAGGTGCTCGTACTCGCCCCCACCCGCGAACTCGCCCTGCAGGTTGCCGAGGCCTTCTCCTCCTACGCAACCCACATGGAAGACTTCACCGTGCTCCCTATCTACGGCGGCTCACCCTACGGCCCCCAGCTTGCCGGACTGCGCCGCGGCGCACAGGTAGTCGTCGGCACCCCCGGGCGCGTGATCGACCACCTTGAAAAGGGCTCGCTCGACCTCTCAAACCTGCAGTACCTGGTACTCGATGAGGCCGACGAAATGCTGCGTATGGGCTTCGCCGAAGACGTAGAAACCATTCTCGAAGGCACCCCGGACGCCAAACAGGTGGCACTCTTCTCAGCCACCATGCCCAACTCGATCCGCAAAATCGCCCAGCAATACCTCAACGACCCCACCGAGGTGCGCGTCAAAACCAAGACCACCACCGGGGCGAACATCCGCCAGCGCTACATGCAGGTCATGCACTCCCACAAACTTGACGCCATGACCCGCGTGCTCGAAGTCGAAAACTACGACGGCATTATCGTCTTCGTGCGCACCAAAAAAGAAACCGAAGAAGTAGCCGATAAACTCAAGGCACGCGGTTTCCAAGCGGCAGCTATTAACGGCGACATTCCCCAACAGCTGCGCGAACGCACCGTGGATGCGCTGCGCGACGGACGCATCGACATTCTCGTAGCAACCGACGTAGCCGCCCGCGGACTGGATGTTGAACGCATCTCCCTCGTGGTGAACTACGATATTCCGCACGACACCGAATCCTATGTGCACCGCATCGGGCGTACCGGTCGAGCCGGACGCGACGGCGAAGCGATACTCTTCGTAACTCCGCGCGAAAAATACATGCTGCGGCAGATCGAAAAGGCAACCCGTCAAAAGGTTGAGCCAATGCACATGCCCACCGCGCAAGACGTGAACAGCAGCCGTAAACAGCGCTTCGCCGAACAGATCACCGAAACGATCGAAACGGAAGACCTAAACTTCTTCCGCAAGATCATCGAAGACTACGAAAACGAGCACGACACCACGGCAGAAGACATCGCCGCCGCGCTCGCCGTCATTGCACAGCAAGGTCGCGCCTTCTTCCTCGATGAAAACGACGATATTGCCCGTAAATCCCGCGCTTTCGCCGACGACACCAAGGACTGCGGCAAACGCGGGCCCAAGAAGGGACGAAACCACAGCGACGAAGGCATGGTGAACTACAAACTCAACGTGGGCCGCGCCTCTCGGGTTAAAGCCTCTGCCATTGTGGGCGCGCTTGCAAACGAGGGCGGTATTAAGGGCTCACAGATCGGCTCGATCGATATTCGCCAGCACTTCACGATCGTGGGTCTTCCCGAAGACCTGCCTAAGGGTTTCTTCGATCGTCTGCGTGATACCAAGGTTGCCGGTGAGTTCATCAACATCCGTAAGGATCGGGGGCCTCAGGGAGGCGGTGGCCGCGGTTTCCGCCGCAACGATCGCCGCGACGGCGGGTTCCGTTCCCGTCGCGATGATCACCGTGGCGGTCGGGATGATCGCCGCGGAAAGTCACACGGTAAACGCTACTAG
- a CDS encoding DUF2079 domain-containing protein yields MAAEVSAPDSEPTEKSAKTSASQHTGAHRSVTAGRVLVAIMLALAVFALYCYYSVQQLKHWITPSWDLAIFTQMAQAYSHFGIPIVQIKGTDFNLWGDHFHPILVLLGPVYAVSPSPLTLLVVQNFMIAASVYMMVRFTQRACAFSSNTKPEPVGTFVGVLLGAAFALSYGVQQAVAAQFHEVAFALPFLCGALGNLVLAGRINADERSRYIIRACLWAAPLAFVKEDMGVTAAMIGIVAFIRTGWIRKGLDELFPQNPEGKPLPRGERIRNTFNSWVKTRGAAESTMLILWGLFWSYAAVALILPLFNANGQFDYGDKVDVYGAFADPLGSAITIFNYDQKVWTILLLLFCGAIIWVASPFAIVILPTLLWRLLSNTEAYWLSTWHYSLVLMPVAFLALLEVILNLRYGKVLAHPKPLAEDEESEDEPAETGDKPIGWVENLRQSVRRVPLWFFPAVALLVSVIPTVTPTSDQPLADLTKSSFISNRLTASETNRMQAVEAVPQDVSVAADLSTLTQLIPGRTVYWIGHAGEPAPDYVVIDKRGSAWGGNPPQNTAQYAADRYGHPYAQVGTYGSLEVVRKIS; encoded by the coding sequence ATGGCGGCTGAGGTGAGTGCACCCGACTCGGAACCTACCGAGAAATCGGCGAAAACTTCTGCATCACAACATACCGGGGCACATCGTTCGGTGACTGCGGGCAGAGTACTAGTGGCGATTATGCTTGCCCTAGCGGTTTTTGCTCTCTATTGCTATTACTCCGTTCAGCAGCTTAAGCACTGGATTACCCCCTCATGGGATCTTGCGATTTTCACGCAGATGGCGCAGGCATATTCGCATTTTGGCATACCAATTGTGCAGATTAAAGGAACCGATTTTAACCTGTGGGGCGATCATTTTCATCCTATTCTGGTGCTCTTAGGGCCTGTATATGCGGTTTCCCCCTCGCCATTGACGCTTCTAGTGGTTCAGAATTTTATGATTGCCGCCAGCGTCTATATGATGGTGCGGTTTACGCAGCGGGCGTGTGCCTTCTCCTCAAACACCAAACCCGAACCTGTGGGAACTTTCGTGGGTGTTCTTCTGGGTGCTGCCTTCGCCCTCAGCTACGGGGTGCAGCAGGCGGTGGCTGCGCAGTTCCATGAGGTTGCCTTCGCCCTGCCGTTCTTGTGTGGGGCGCTGGGTAACCTGGTGCTTGCCGGTCGCATCAACGCCGATGAACGCTCCCGCTATATTATTCGCGCCTGCCTGTGGGCGGCACCGCTTGCCTTCGTCAAAGAAGATATGGGCGTTACTGCCGCGATGATCGGTATTGTCGCATTCATCCGAACTGGGTGGATACGCAAAGGGCTCGACGAACTCTTCCCCCAGAATCCTGAGGGTAAACCGCTGCCGCGGGGTGAGCGCATCCGCAACACCTTTAATTCCTGGGTGAAGACGCGGGGTGCCGCTGAATCAACCATGCTGATACTCTGGGGTCTCTTCTGGTCTTATGCAGCGGTTGCGCTTATTCTTCCGCTCTTTAACGCCAACGGGCAGTTCGATTACGGCGATAAGGTTGATGTATACGGCGCTTTCGCAGATCCGCTCGGTTCTGCGATCACCATCTTTAACTATGACCAGAAGGTCTGGACGATTCTGCTGCTGCTCTTTTGCGGCGCTATTATCTGGGTTGCGAGCCCGTTCGCTATCGTCATTCTGCCCACGCTTCTGTGGCGTCTGCTGTCAAATACGGAGGCGTATTGGCTGAGCACCTGGCACTACTCGCTCGTGCTGATGCCCGTGGCTTTCCTCGCTCTTCTAGAGGTTATCCTCAACTTGCGGTACGGGAAGGTGCTGGCGCATCCTAAGCCGCTTGCGGAAGACGAAGAATCAGAGGATGAACCGGCAGAAACCGGGGATAAACCCATCGGATGGGTAGAGAATCTGCGCCAGTCCGTCCGCCGTGTTCCGCTCTGGTTCTTCCCGGCGGTTGCGCTGCTGGTCTCGGTGATTCCGACCGTTACGCCCACGTCCGACCAGCCGCTTGCCGATTTGACCAAGTCTTCGTTCATAAGCAACCGGCTGACGGCCTCCGAAACGAACCGTATGCAGGCTGTTGAGGCGGTACCGCAGGATGTAAGCGTTGCGGCAGACCTCTCGACCCTCACCCAGCTGATTCCGGGTCGAACCGTCTACTGGATTGGGCATGCGGGAGAACCGGCACCCGACTACGTGGTGATCGATAAGCGCGGCTCAGCGTGGGGAGGTAACCCGCCGCAAAACACCGCACAGTATGCTGCTGACCGTTATGGGCACCCCTATGCGCAGGTGGGTACTTACGGTTCCCTTGAGGTCGTGCGTAAAATATCTTAG
- a CDS encoding DNA-3-methyladenine glycosylase family protein, with product MPTESVSDAAYRIELSRLPMRTSALTARITVGIQALIYPHVPVHVGQTLGRLQRGPTDPTFHRLRAPRSERSRTADDTLWIGARTPSLQLPATLYFTRRFEGATSALNAPVQVCLWAESSPATPDDAFPTEQVYSELEDFASLIPAWLGLHDPREEFAKLPAFEHLPLKIRRAYRENPGLRLSASGQLTRHMLAAIVEQRVTQPEAFDALRWIIMRYGESAPFSGNPAQPPYLRIYPTAQVLATIPSWDWHRARVDSARYSTVYRFTQRADALKRLGATGRIAHLAAALDDIPGVGPWSVAETLQGFCGHPDAVSVGDYHLAHTVGFAFTGERTDDAGMLRLLAPYAGHRQRVVRLIQEAGIHKPRYGARISIPDYRDF from the coding sequence GTGCCCACCGAATCCGTGTCTGATGCCGCATACCGCATCGAGCTTTCCCGCTTACCGATGCGCACCTCGGCGCTGACGGCGCGCATCACGGTAGGGATACAGGCGCTTATTTACCCACACGTTCCAGTGCATGTAGGGCAGACACTCGGTCGTTTACAGCGCGGCCCGACCGATCCGACTTTTCACCGTCTGCGTGCCCCGCGTTCTGAGCGCTCACGCACGGCGGACGATACCCTGTGGATCGGGGCGCGCACGCCGTCCCTGCAGCTGCCCGCGACCCTGTACTTTACCCGTCGTTTCGAGGGTGCAACCTCTGCGCTGAATGCTCCGGTTCAGGTTTGCCTATGGGCGGAGTCCTCCCCCGCTACACCCGACGATGCATTCCCTACCGAACAGGTCTACAGCGAGCTTGAAGACTTTGCTTCCCTTATACCCGCGTGGCTGGGCCTGCACGATCCCCGAGAAGAGTTTGCGAAGCTCCCCGCTTTTGAGCATCTGCCGCTAAAAATTCGGCGTGCTTATCGTGAGAATCCGGGGCTACGGCTGAGCGCATCCGGGCAGCTTACCCGGCATATGTTAGCGGCGATCGTAGAACAGCGGGTGACCCAACCGGAGGCTTTTGACGCACTGCGCTGGATTATCATGCGATACGGCGAGTCCGCGCCCTTCAGCGGCAATCCGGCACAGCCTCCTTACCTGCGGATATACCCTACCGCTCAGGTTCTAGCCACAATTCCCTCATGGGATTGGCATCGTGCGCGAGTAGATTCCGCCCGATACAGCACGGTTTACCGTTTTACCCAACGTGCCGATGCGCTCAAACGCCTTGGGGCAACCGGTCGTATCGCGCACCTTGCGGCGGCTCTCGACGATATTCCGGGAGTTGGCCCCTGGTCGGTGGCGGAAACTCTTCAAGGTTTCTGCGGGCATCCAGATGCTGTCAGCGTGGGCGACTACCACTTAGCGCATACGGTGGGGTTTGCTTTTACGGGAGAACGCACCGACGATGCTGGAATGCTTCGCTTACTTGCCCCTTACGCCGGTCACCGGCAGCGGGTTGTGCGCCTTATTCAGGAAGCAGGCATTCACAAACCCAGGTATGGTGCGCGTATCAGTATTCCGGATTACCGGGATTTTTAA
- a CDS encoding thioredoxin family protein, giving the protein MATIEITQQNLTSTVEGNDIVFLDFWADWCGPCKQFAPVYEAASEKYSDIVFGKVDTEDQSQLAQAAGITSIPTIMGFRGGILVFSQPGALNESQFEQVITSIRELDMDKVREEMATAEQN; this is encoded by the coding sequence ATGGCTACTATTGAAATCACCCAGCAGAACCTTACCTCGACTGTCGAGGGCAACGATATCGTATTCCTCGATTTCTGGGCAGACTGGTGCGGTCCCTGCAAGCAGTTCGCTCCCGTCTACGAGGCAGCCTCCGAGAAGTACAGCGATATCGTCTTCGGCAAGGTGGATACCGAGGATCAGAGTCAGCTGGCACAGGCCGCAGGCATTACCTCCATTCCCACCATTATGGGTTTCCGCGGCGGTATTCTCGTCTTCTCCCAGCCCGGCGCGCTCAATGAGTCCCAGTTCGAGCAGGTGATTACTTCGATCCGCGAACTCGATATGGATAAGGTTCGTGAAGAAATGGCAACTGCAGAGCAGAACTAG
- a CDS encoding YajQ family cyclic di-GMP-binding protein: protein MASDSSFDIVSKVDKQEVSNALHQAQKEVSQRYDFRGVGAEIDFSGEKILIKANAQERALAVLDVFQSKLVKRGISLKSLDAGDPYASGKETRIECSIKEGIAQDQAKKISKLIRDEGPKGVKATIQGDELRVSSKSRDDLQSVISLLKGADLDIDLQFVNYR, encoded by the coding sequence ATGGCAAGCGATTCTTCTTTCGATATTGTCTCAAAAGTTGATAAACAAGAGGTCTCCAACGCCCTGCACCAAGCACAAAAAGAGGTTTCGCAGCGCTACGATTTCCGCGGTGTCGGTGCTGAGATCGACTTCTCGGGCGAGAAGATTCTCATTAAGGCAAACGCCCAGGAACGAGCTCTCGCGGTGCTCGACGTTTTTCAGTCAAAGCTCGTCAAGCGCGGTATTTCGCTAAAGTCCCTGGATGCGGGCGACCCCTACGCCTCGGGTAAAGAAACCCGCATCGAATGCTCCATCAAGGAAGGTATCGCACAGGATCAGGCTAAGAAGATTTCCAAGCTGATCCGCGATGAAGGACCTAAGGGTGTGAAGGCTACGATTCAGGGCGATGAGCTGCGTGTGTCCTCGAAGTCTCGTGACGATCTGCAGAGCGTGATTTCACTACTTAAAGGCGCAGATCTTGACATTGATCTGCAGTTCGTGAATTATCGCTAG
- the htpX gene encoding zinc metalloprotease HtpX — translation MHKHYNGLKTALLLGGMVGLLMLIGGGLSTYFRSSIFIWGFALVSLGTVAYSYWNSDKLALRSMNAYAVTREEVPVLYDIVEELSSRAGQPMPRLYVAPTQTPNAFATGRNPRNAAVCCTEGILQLLDEREMRGVLGHELMHVYNRDILTSSVAAGIATLITAAAQIVGFGSMMGGNRERGGGNFLSIILMSLLAPIATAVIQMAISRTREYDADEDGAKLTGDPIALASALNKLEKGVSLYPMDPKNQQVVNTSASMIANPFGGLKNLMSTHPPMDKRIARLQQMARDNGQL, via the coding sequence ATGCACAAACACTATAACGGGCTTAAGACTGCCCTTCTGCTGGGCGGCATGGTCGGTCTGCTGATGCTTATCGGCGGCGGCCTTTCAACATACTTCCGCAGCTCAATTTTTATCTGGGGCTTCGCCCTTGTGAGCTTGGGTACCGTTGCATATTCATACTGGAACTCCGATAAACTCGCGCTGCGTTCCATGAACGCCTACGCCGTTACCCGCGAGGAGGTTCCGGTTCTGTATGACATTGTCGAGGAACTTTCCTCGCGCGCCGGTCAGCCTATGCCGCGCCTATATGTGGCACCCACCCAGACTCCAAACGCCTTCGCGACTGGGCGCAATCCGCGCAATGCCGCCGTCTGCTGCACCGAGGGTATCTTGCAGCTTCTTGACGAACGCGAAATGCGCGGCGTGCTTGGGCACGAGCTCATGCACGTCTACAACCGCGATATTCTTACAAGCTCGGTGGCAGCCGGTATCGCAACCCTGATTACGGCGGCGGCACAGATTGTTGGTTTTGGCTCCATGATGGGAGGGAACCGTGAGCGCGGCGGCGGAAACTTCTTGAGCATAATCCTGATGTCGCTTCTGGCTCCCATTGCTACGGCGGTTATTCAGATGGCTATCAGCCGTACTCGCGAATACGATGCCGATGAAGACGGTGCAAAACTCACGGGCGATCCGATTGCACTTGCCTCCGCCCTGAATAAGTTGGAGAAGGGTGTCTCGCTCTACCCAATGGATCCCAAGAATCAGCAGGTTGTGAATACCTCGGCCTCTATGATTGCGAACCCCTTCGGTGGCCTGAAGAACCTCATGTCTACTCACCCACCGATGGACAAGCGCATCGCCCGCCTGCAGCAGATGGCGCGCGATAACGGTCAGCTATAA
- a CDS encoding Fur family transcriptional regulator, whose amino-acid sequence MTEPLDTNAHPEPEHPLHGCSHTGVLPLAAESATGLLTESWSQNLRAKGRRVTKQRLAVLRAVQAHPHANAEEIVTAVRQEIPTITVQSVYVILTDLTNIDMLRKFEPPGTPGLYETRTGDNHHHAFCIRCGKVQDVDCAVGSAPCLTPSDFHGMAIISADVLYRGVCADCQTEAEAELAKSQVQAAASVQH is encoded by the coding sequence ATGACCGAACCCCTAGATACGAACGCACACCCGGAACCCGAGCATCCTCTTCACGGATGCTCCCACACCGGCGTGCTACCGTTGGCAGCAGAATCCGCGACCGGACTTCTCACGGAATCTTGGTCGCAAAACTTGCGCGCTAAGGGGCGCAGGGTCACGAAACAGCGGCTTGCTGTTCTACGTGCGGTTCAGGCTCACCCCCATGCCAACGCCGAAGAAATAGTTACCGCTGTGCGGCAAGAGATTCCTACCATTACCGTGCAGTCAGTGTATGTGATCCTCACGGATCTGACGAATATCGACATGCTGCGTAAGTTTGAGCCGCCGGGAACCCCGGGGCTCTACGAGACTCGCACGGGCGATAACCATCACCACGCATTCTGCATCCGCTGCGGAAAAGTTCAGGATGTAGACTGCGCTGTCGGCTCAGCGCCCTGCCTAACTCCCAGCGACTTCCACGGCATGGCGATTATCAGCGCAGATGTACTGTATCGAGGCGTCTGCGCAGACTGCCAAACTGAGGCAGAAGCAGAACTGGCGAAGAGCCAGGTGCAAGCCGCTGCGAGCGTTCAGCACTAA
- a CDS encoding catalase encodes MYQTPQNPIHPGSYTTTSTGTPVASDDHSLTVGADGPIVLHDAYAVEKLAQFNRERVPERVVHAKGTGAYGYFETTEDVSQYTRAALFQPGVKTELLIRFSTVAGESGSPDTWRDPRGFAVKFYTTEGNYDLVGNNTPIFFIRDAIKFPDFIHSQKRMPGSGLRDHDMQWDFWSLNPATAHQVTWLMGDRGLPRTLRHMDGFGSHTYQWINTEGERFWVKYHFKTEQGNEFFTQAQADEMAGKDADFHRRDLREAIERGDYPAWTLYVQIMPYEDAKTYRINPFDLTKIWPHSDYPLVKVGRMVLDRNPQNFFAEIEQAAFSPSNFVPGIAASPDKMLLGRIFSYPDAHRYRIGTNFAQLPVNAPHAAPVNNYSHDGSMRYNFNDPSVPTYAPNSLGGPHADAERAGEGSWESDGELVRTAYTLRPDDDDFSQARTLYEVTMNDEERERLISNISGHVSAVRSDEIRERAFQYWDNVHPELGSRVREAVSAAASGS; translated from the coding sequence ATGTATCAGACCCCGCAGAACCCCATTCATCCCGGTTCTTACACCACCACGAGTACTGGCACTCCGGTGGCTTCAGATGATCATTCGCTCACCGTGGGCGCCGATGGTCCCATCGTTCTGCACGATGCTTACGCTGTTGAAAAGCTCGCCCAGTTCAACCGTGAGCGTGTGCCCGAGCGTGTGGTGCATGCAAAGGGAACCGGCGCATACGGCTACTTTGAAACTACCGAAGACGTTTCGCAGTACACCCGTGCGGCGCTCTTTCAGCCGGGCGTTAAAACCGAGCTGCTGATTCGTTTCTCGACCGTGGCCGGCGAATCCGGCTCCCCCGATACTTGGCGTGACCCCCGCGGTTTCGCGGTGAAATTCTATACCACCGAAGGCAACTACGACTTGGTAGGTAATAACACTCCTATCTTCTTCATTCGCGATGCCATCAAGTTCCCCGACTTTATCCACTCGCAGAAGCGTATGCCCGGTTCGGGTCTGCGCGATCACGATATGCAGTGGGATTTCTGGAGCCTGAATCCCGCAACGGCGCACCAGGTAACCTGGCTGATGGGCGACCGCGGCCTACCCCGCACCCTACGCCACATGGACGGCTTCGGCTCGCACACCTACCAGTGGATTAACACCGAAGGCGAGCGCTTCTGGGTTAAGTACCACTTCAAGACCGAGCAGGGCAACGAATTCTTCACTCAGGCTCAGGCCGATGAAATGGCGGGCAAGGATGCTGACTTCCACCGCCGCGACCTACGCGAGGCTATCGAGCGTGGCGACTACCCCGCCTGGACGCTCTACGTGCAGATCATGCCCTACGAGGACGCGAAGACCTACCGCATTAACCCCTTCGATCTGACGAAGATTTGGCCGCACTCGGATTACCCGCTGGTCAAGGTGGGCCGCATGGTGCTGGATCGCAACCCGCAGAACTTCTTCGCCGAAATCGAGCAGGCGGCCTTCTCCCCCTCGAACTTTGTGCCCGGTATCGCGGCTTCACCCGATAAGATGCTGCTCGGTCGTATCTTCTCCTACCCGGATGCGCATCGCTACCGCATCGGCACCAACTTCGCGCAGCTGCCCGTGAACGCACCCCACGCGGCGCCGGTGAACAACTATTCGCATGATGGCTCGATGCGCTACAACTTCAACGACCCGTCCGTTCCCACCTACGCGCCGAACAGCCTGGGCGGCCCGCATGCGGATGCGGAACGCGCTGGCGAAGGCAGCTGGGAGTCTGATGGCGAGTTGGTACGCACCGCCTACACCCTGCGCCCGGATGACGATGATTTTTCGCAGGCGCGCACCCTCTACGAAGTAACCATGAACGACGAAGAACGCGAACGCCTGATCAGCAACATCTCTGGTCACGTGAGTGCTGTTCGTTCCGACGAGATTCGTGAACGTGCGTTCCAATACTGGGACAACGTTCACCCTGAGCTCGGCTCTCGCGTTCGCGAGGCCGTGTCAGCCGCCGCATCTGGTTCGTAA
- a CDS encoding FtsX-like permease family protein, giving the protein MMVKVAVKQLRRTWRVWVGALVMVIVGATGITAVRLHLATASTMPSEKARAIFSLAYGEVAFLIVASVAMLASTARYAVAATRAEYARLQLVGVLPRQVFTIVLVQLLAVGVIGVVFGCGLGIVCAQPMLDYTVHQTTLQQTVPVVYLAHSIVISALIVLVVTLFSGVRSARAASLMPALWALRETEETPAVKFSCGRLILTLVLAGCTIALAVGIQFVRIDPHQERVGVVISGVIGLGILLGLCLISLLAALAPLLSTGFISVWSAIIPMRLSASWSIARRFIQHSGGRSAATLTPVLIAVGLPGILYTVYDTIATGMSSGSGPNTGGLSVILSPALLTATIGSATIIFMGSLSRSRDFALLVLTGVSRAVIARIVVFESLMYALSSFLLALGVMAVVGFSVSSRFPAETKVTSALGWDVAAVSAGCAWVILCLANLAPVLRYNRLKLVSTT; this is encoded by the coding sequence ATGATGGTAAAAGTCGCGGTGAAACAGCTGCGCCGCACATGGCGCGTGTGGGTAGGCGCCCTTGTCATGGTGATTGTAGGGGCGACGGGAATTACAGCGGTTAGGTTGCACCTTGCAACGGCCAGTACTATGCCCTCGGAGAAAGCCCGAGCAATTTTCTCGTTGGCATATGGCGAAGTAGCGTTTCTCATCGTGGCATCGGTGGCAATGCTCGCCTCCACAGCACGTTATGCTGTTGCGGCAACCCGTGCAGAGTATGCCCGGCTGCAATTGGTCGGTGTACTTCCTCGACAGGTCTTTACGATAGTGCTCGTACAGCTTCTAGCGGTAGGAGTCATAGGCGTCGTCTTTGGCTGCGGGCTGGGCATAGTGTGCGCTCAACCAATGCTTGATTATACGGTTCATCAAACAACCCTTCAGCAGACAGTACCGGTTGTTTATCTGGCGCATTCTATAGTAATAAGCGCTCTTATCGTGCTGGTCGTAACACTCTTCAGCGGAGTGCGGTCTGCACGGGCGGCTAGCCTGATGCCAGCGCTTTGGGCACTTCGTGAAACAGAAGAAACACCTGCCGTAAAATTCAGCTGTGGACGTTTGATCCTTACTCTCGTTTTGGCAGGATGCACCATAGCATTAGCAGTGGGTATACAGTTTGTCCGTATTGACCCTCACCAAGAGCGTGTAGGCGTGGTTATTTCAGGTGTAATAGGATTAGGTATTCTCCTGGGGCTTTGCCTGATTTCACTGCTGGCAGCACTTGCTCCGCTCCTCTCGACAGGGTTTATCAGCGTATGGAGCGCCATAATTCCCATGAGGTTATCGGCTTCATGGAGTATTGCCCGTAGGTTCATACAACATAGCGGCGGCAGGAGCGCAGCAACTCTAACCCCCGTTCTGATAGCGGTAGGATTGCCTGGAATTCTCTACACAGTATATGACACGATAGCAACGGGCATGAGCTCAGGTTCCGGCCCTAACACGGGTGGGTTGAGCGTTATTCTATCTCCTGCACTTCTCACCGCGACTATAGGGTCTGCGACCATTATTTTTATGGGCTCTTTGAGTCGAAGCCGTGATTTTGCACTGCTGGTGCTAACCGGTGTTTCACGAGCAGTAATAGCGCGTATCGTGGTTTTTGAATCTCTGATGTATGCGCTCAGCTCGTTTCTGCTGGCTCTAGGGGTTATGGCCGTCGTCGGTTTTTCTGTATCAAGCCGATTCCCCGCCGAGACCAAAGTGACCAGCGCACTTGGCTGGGATGTGGCGGCGGTATCAGCAGGGTGCGCCTGGGTTATCCTATGCCTCGCCAACCTTGCGCCTGTACTGAGGTACAACCGCCTCAAACTTGTCAGCACAACATAA